In Geopsychrobacter electrodiphilus DSM 16401, a single window of DNA contains:
- a CDS encoding histone deacetylase family protein, translating to MKELAARFPFRREYFQLFSHPDCLLHQVGEDHPETAGRLRQVLRGCSALAASLPISVQIPPLARVFQLEQIHEKDYLMRLKIACLRSQPYFMSPDNHISPQTFKAVLAAGGCSLALAATLLEQGAGFALVRPPGHHAGRNRAEGFCFVNHAALVIETIRRQQPQACFLVVDFDVHHGNGFNFLYYDDPRIFYYSLHGSPEHIFPNTGHGHESGYGPGSGCTCNITLPLECSGDQWLQQFSENLRNFERKIRPDYLLVNAGFDAHREDPFGVMNVEDRHFLAAVNQLQMLAREYCAGKIGLFLEGGYSLEVLERLVPQIIAELALAQRQS from the coding sequence ATGAAGGAGCTGGCGGCCAGATTTCCTTTTCGGAGGGAGTATTTTCAGCTCTTTTCCCACCCGGACTGTCTACTGCATCAGGTCGGGGAAGATCACCCGGAAACAGCGGGGCGCTTGCGTCAGGTCCTGCGCGGTTGCTCAGCTCTTGCCGCCAGCCTGCCGATCTCCGTTCAGATCCCGCCTCTGGCCAGGGTCTTCCAGCTGGAGCAGATTCACGAGAAGGACTATCTGATGCGGCTGAAGATCGCTTGCCTGCGCTCACAGCCCTATTTCATGTCACCCGACAACCATATCAGTCCACAGACGTTTAAGGCCGTGCTCGCCGCCGGAGGTTGCTCCCTGGCGTTGGCCGCGACCCTGCTGGAACAGGGCGCCGGTTTTGCCCTGGTGCGCCCGCCCGGCCATCACGCCGGGCGTAACCGCGCGGAGGGCTTCTGCTTCGTCAACCATGCCGCGCTGGTGATTGAAACCATTCGTCGCCAACAACCGCAGGCTTGTTTTCTGGTGGTTGATTTTGATGTTCATCACGGGAACGGCTTCAATTTTCTCTATTATGACGACCCGCGGATTTTCTATTATTCCCTGCACGGCTCACCCGAGCACATCTTTCCCAACACCGGTCATGGGCATGAGAGCGGATATGGGCCGGGCAGCGGCTGTACCTGCAATATTACCCTGCCGCTCGAATGTTCGGGCGACCAGTGGCTGCAACAGTTCAGTGAAAATCTGCGTAATTTTGAACGGAAGATCCGTCCGGATTATCTGCTGGTGAACGCCGGGTTTGACGCCCACCGCGAAGATCCGTTCGGGGTGATGAACGTTGAGGATCGACATTTTCTTGCCGCCGTAAATCAGCTCCAGATGCTTGCCCGCGAATACTGCGCGGGCAAGATCGGGCTGTTTCTCGAAGGCGGCTATTCGCTGGAGGTGCTTGAACGCCTGGTGCCGCAAATTATCGCGGAATTGGCCCTGGCCCAGCGCCAGTCTTGA
- a CDS encoding thiolase family protein, translated as MNAYLVEAKRTAIGRAHPDKGLFREARADEMLAALMRGLLDGLPAGKELSFALDDIYIGCVGQHLEQGKNIARLAALLAGLPDTIPGTTINRLCASSLQAFNFAASTIKAGQAELLLAGGVEHMTHVPMQAATDYHQGLLASYEFPFNNMGLTAEKVAQVYGISRTAQDEFAVESHARAVAAQQAGHFIREIIAIPAGDTLAELDQSPRPGTSLADLAALKTLFKADGSVTAGNSSPLNDGASLCLLASDAACERFTLQRRARVIDFAVVGLDPCQMGMGPVPAIRKLLQKNQLSVADIDLFELNEAFASQALACINELELPAQKVNPWGGAIALGHPLGCTGTRLITTLLNGLEISGGRYGIASLCIGHGQGLATLIERL; from the coding sequence ATGAACGCTTATCTGGTCGAAGCAAAACGCACCGCCATCGGCAGGGCTCATCCCGACAAGGGGCTGTTCCGCGAGGCCCGGGCCGATGAAATGCTGGCTGCGCTGATGCGCGGCCTGCTGGACGGGCTGCCGGCAGGGAAAGAGTTGAGCTTCGCACTCGATGATATATACATCGGCTGTGTCGGTCAGCACCTGGAGCAGGGGAAAAATATTGCCCGCCTCGCCGCACTCCTGGCCGGGTTGCCCGACACAATTCCGGGCACCACGATCAATCGCCTCTGCGCCTCCAGCCTGCAGGCCTTCAACTTTGCCGCCTCGACGATTAAGGCTGGCCAGGCCGAGCTGCTACTGGCCGGCGGGGTCGAACATATGACCCATGTGCCGATGCAGGCCGCCACCGATTATCATCAGGGCTTGCTGGCCAGCTACGAATTCCCCTTCAACAACATGGGCCTGACCGCGGAGAAGGTCGCACAGGTCTACGGCATCAGTCGGACCGCGCAAGATGAGTTTGCAGTTGAGAGTCATGCCAGAGCAGTCGCCGCACAGCAGGCGGGCCATTTCATCCGCGAGATCATTGCGATTCCGGCAGGTGATACGCTGGCCGAACTGGATCAGTCCCCCCGCCCCGGCACCTCTCTTGCCGACCTCGCCGCACTCAAAACCCTCTTCAAGGCTGACGGCAGCGTCACGGCGGGGAACAGCTCACCGCTCAACGATGGCGCCAGCCTGTGCCTGCTCGCCTCCGACGCCGCCTGCGAACGCTTCACCCTGCAGCGACGGGCTAGAGTCATCGATTTTGCCGTGGTCGGACTTGATCCTTGCCAGATGGGGATGGGGCCGGTCCCCGCAATCCGCAAGCTGCTGCAGAAAAACCAACTTTCAGTCGCCGATATCGATCTGTTCGAACTGAATGAAGCCTTCGCCAGCCAGGCGCTGGCCTGCATCAACGAACTTGAGTTGCCAGCGCAGAAGGTCAACCCCTGGGGTGGCGCGATCGCTCTCGGCCACCCCCTGGGATGCACCGGCACCCGGCTGATCACCACCCTGCTCAACGGACTTGAGATCAGCGGCGGTCGTTACGGCATCGCCTCGCTCTGCATCGGGCATGGCCAGGGCCTGGCGACCCTGATTGAAAGGTTATAG
- a CDS encoding cyclohexa-1,5-dienecarbonyl-CoA hydratase, translating to MSESPLKVWLDRDGTLLRLRLARPKANIVDAVMIAALNDALAEYREVKELRAVLLDHEGPHFSFGASVEEHLPGSCAAMLKALHSLVRNMLTFPLPMLVSIKGQCLGGGLEVAAAGSMLFAAPDAKLGQPEIKLAVFAPAASCLLPERMGQAHAEDLLFSGRSMGAEEALATGLVDRVSEDPETAALAYFDQQLAPHSASSLRFAVLAARDEYRQRVLAKLERVEVLYLKELMASQDAVEGLTAFLEKRPAIWTHR from the coding sequence ATGAGTGAAAGCCCACTGAAGGTCTGGCTCGACCGCGACGGGACCCTGTTGCGCCTGCGCCTGGCGCGACCCAAGGCCAATATCGTCGATGCCGTCATGATCGCCGCCCTGAATGATGCACTGGCGGAGTATCGGGAGGTCAAAGAATTGCGCGCGGTGCTGCTCGACCATGAAGGCCCGCATTTCAGCTTCGGCGCCAGCGTCGAGGAGCATCTTCCCGGCAGCTGTGCCGCGATGCTTAAGGCGCTGCACAGTTTGGTGCGCAACATGCTCACCTTTCCGCTCCCCATGCTGGTCTCGATTAAGGGCCAGTGCCTGGGGGGCGGTCTGGAAGTCGCCGCCGCCGGCAGCATGCTGTTTGCTGCGCCCGACGCCAAGCTCGGCCAGCCGGAGATCAAGCTGGCGGTCTTCGCCCCGGCGGCCAGCTGCCTGCTCCCGGAACGAATGGGCCAGGCACATGCCGAAGATCTGCTCTTTTCCGGCCGCAGCATGGGCGCGGAGGAAGCGCTGGCAACCGGTCTGGTCGACAGGGTCAGCGAAGATCCCGAAACCGCCGCCCTGGCTTATTTCGATCAGCAGTTGGCGCCACACAGCGCCAGTTCCCTGCGCTTCGCAGTGCTGGCTGCGCGCGATGAATATCGCCAGCGCGTGCTGGCCAAACTCGAGCGGGTCGAAGTCCTCTATCTCAAGGAATTGATGGCCAGCCAGGACGCGGTAGAAGGCCTGACGGCTTTTCTGGAAAAGCGTCCGGCCATCTGGACACATCGTTAA
- the had gene encoding 6-hydroxycyclohex-1-ene-1-carbonyl-CoA dehydrogenase: MSIKAYRWMMKGVKEPLEKVDFVASAGVGEVVVAVAGCGVCHTDLGFFYDGVRTNSELPLTLGHEISGRVIATGSGAEQWQDKAVIIPAVMPCGECELCKRGKGTICRSQKMPGNDIQGGFASHIVVPARDLCPVDETRLKAVGLELADVSVVADAVTTPYQAVHQAGVTPGSLAIVIGVGGVGGYCVQMAKAFGATVVAIDIDQAKLDVITAHGAAKTFNSREISGRDLKKAIGAFAKEQGLPSTEWFIFECSGSKPGQEAAYGLLVHGATLSVVGFTMDTVDIRLSNLMAFHARALGNWGCLPEHYPAALALVLDGKIELKAFTEQQPLAEINRVFAAVHDKQMQRRAILIP, translated from the coding sequence ATGTCGATCAAAGCCTATAGATGGATGATGAAGGGTGTAAAAGAACCCCTCGAAAAAGTTGATTTTGTCGCCAGCGCTGGAGTTGGCGAAGTCGTGGTGGCCGTCGCCGGCTGCGGGGTCTGTCACACCGACCTCGGCTTCTTTTATGATGGGGTACGCACCAACAGCGAGCTGCCGTTGACTCTGGGCCACGAAATCAGCGGTCGGGTGATCGCCACTGGCAGCGGTGCTGAGCAGTGGCAGGACAAAGCCGTGATCATCCCGGCGGTCATGCCCTGCGGCGAATGTGAGCTGTGCAAACGCGGCAAGGGGACCATCTGTCGCAGCCAGAAGATGCCGGGGAACGACATTCAGGGCGGATTCGCCAGCCACATTGTAGTGCCGGCCCGTGATCTCTGCCCGGTTGACGAAACCCGCCTCAAAGCGGTCGGGCTGGAGCTGGCCGACGTCTCGGTGGTCGCCGACGCGGTCACCACCCCCTATCAGGCGGTCCATCAGGCTGGCGTCACCCCCGGAAGTCTGGCGATTGTCATCGGCGTCGGCGGGGTCGGAGGCTATTGCGTGCAGATGGCCAAAGCCTTCGGCGCGACGGTGGTCGCCATCGATATTGATCAGGCCAAACTCGACGTCATTACCGCACACGGCGCGGCAAAAACCTTCAACAGCCGCGAAATCAGCGGTCGTGATCTGAAAAAAGCGATCGGTGCCTTTGCAAAAGAGCAAGGGTTACCTTCCACCGAATGGTTCATCTTCGAATGTTCCGGCAGCAAACCGGGACAGGAAGCGGCCTATGGTCTGCTGGTCCACGGCGCCACCCTGAGTGTGGTCGGCTTCACCATGGACACGGTCGACATCCGCCTCTCCAACCTGATGGCCTTCCATGCCCGCGCCCTCGGCAACTGGGGCTGTCTGCCCGAGCATTACCCGGCTGCCCTGGCTCTGGTGCTGGATGGCAAGATCGAGCTGAAAGCCTTTACCGAGCAGCAGCCACTCGCCGAAATCAACCGCGTCTTTGCCGCCGTGCATGACAAGCAAATGCAGCGCCGGGCGATTCTGATTCCGTAA
- the oah gene encoding 6-oxocyclohex-1-ene-1-carbonyl-CoA hydratase yields the protein MSNTDQIIAATAPAHLIDHNLIDKEVESLCDGMVKYEKRPAKRRDGTVVEGLYNAWIIFNNPKQFNSYTTDMVKATILAFGRASCDREVNAVVFTAVGDKAFCTGGNTKEYAEYYAGNPQEYRQYMRLFNDMVSAILGCDKPVVCRVNGMRIGGGQEIGMACDFTIAQDLANFGQAGPKHGSAAIGGATDFLPVMIGCEQAMISGTLCEPFSAHKAARLGIIAEVVPALKIAGKFVPNPTVVTDQYLDEYGRIVHGDFKTGSAFKDGRELLKTGEIDLSMLDEKVEDFCAKLIETFPECMTKSLEELRKPKLNAWNANKENSRAWLALNMMNEARTGFRAFNEGNKETGREIDYVKLRQGLAKGVPWTVELIDSLMPGQEG from the coding sequence ATGTCCAATACCGACCAGATTATCGCCGCAACCGCCCCTGCACACCTGATCGACCACAACCTGATCGACAAGGAGGTCGAAAGCCTGTGCGACGGCATGGTGAAATACGAGAAACGCCCCGCCAAGCGCCGTGACGGCACAGTTGTCGAAGGGCTGTACAACGCCTGGATCATCTTCAACAACCCGAAACAGTTCAACTCTTACACCACCGACATGGTCAAGGCAACGATCCTTGCCTTTGGCCGCGCCTCCTGCGATCGCGAGGTCAACGCCGTAGTCTTTACCGCGGTCGGCGACAAGGCGTTCTGTACCGGCGGCAACACCAAGGAGTACGCCGAATATTACGCCGGCAATCCGCAGGAATATCGCCAGTACATGCGCCTGTTCAACGACATGGTCTCGGCGATCCTCGGTTGCGACAAGCCGGTGGTCTGCCGGGTCAACGGCATGCGCATCGGTGGCGGCCAGGAGATCGGTATGGCCTGCGACTTCACTATCGCCCAGGATCTCGCCAACTTCGGCCAGGCCGGACCCAAGCACGGCTCGGCGGCCATCGGCGGCGCGACAGATTTTCTGCCGGTAATGATCGGCTGCGAACAGGCGATGATTTCCGGCACCCTCTGCGAACCCTTCTCGGCCCACAAGGCGGCGCGTCTCGGGATCATCGCCGAGGTGGTCCCGGCGCTGAAGATCGCCGGCAAGTTTGTTCCCAATCCGACCGTCGTGACCGATCAGTATCTCGACGAGTACGGCCGAATTGTCCACGGTGATTTCAAGACCGGCAGCGCCTTCAAGGATGGGCGCGAACTACTTAAAACGGGTGAGATCGACCTGAGCATGCTCGATGAGAAGGTCGAGGATTTCTGCGCCAAGCTGATCGAGACCTTCCCCGAATGCATGACCAAGAGTCTCGAAGAGTTGCGCAAGCCAAAGCTCAACGCCTGGAACGCCAATAAGGAAAATTCCCGCGCCTGGCTGGCCCTCAACATGATGAACGAAGCTCGCACCGGCTTCCGCGCCTTCAACGAGGGGAACAAGGAAACCGGGCGCGAGATCGATTACGTCAAGCTGCGTCAGGGCCTGGCCAAAGGTGTGCCATGGACAGTGGAGCTGATCGACAGTCTGATGCCTGGACAGGAGGGCTGA
- a CDS encoding SDR family NAD(P)-dependent oxidoreductase, whose amino-acid sequence MPAATQAMTDSVVLITGAGQGIGAAISRRFADLGAKLALVDVNPEHLQQLTSSLSGAEILTLSADVSNKEQVGLLVAQVIEKFGRIDVLVNNAGIIRDNLISNISEQDWDQVLDVNLKGAFLCCQAVFPTLKSQRSGKIVNIVSRAWLGSIGQANYTSSKGGLVSLTRSLALEFARFQINVNAVAPGAIDSPMTQGLTDQARERLIRMQPTGKMGKVEDIAAAVAFLASDEAEFITGQVLHVDGGKSCGLLSL is encoded by the coding sequence ATGCCAGCGGCCACACAAGCCATGACGGACAGCGTGGTGCTGATCACCGGCGCCGGTCAGGGGATCGGTGCCGCTATCTCCCGTCGCTTTGCCGATCTGGGGGCCAAACTGGCGCTGGTGGATGTCAATCCGGAGCACTTGCAGCAATTGACCAGCAGTCTCAGCGGAGCTGAAATTTTAACCCTCAGCGCCGATGTTTCCAACAAGGAGCAGGTCGGACTGCTGGTTGCGCAGGTCATTGAAAAGTTCGGCCGCATCGATGTGCTCGTCAATAACGCCGGGATCATCCGCGACAACCTGATCAGTAACATCTCAGAGCAGGACTGGGATCAGGTGCTGGATGTTAACCTCAAGGGGGCATTCCTCTGCTGCCAGGCGGTCTTCCCGACCCTGAAAAGCCAACGCTCCGGCAAGATCGTCAACATCGTCTCGCGCGCCTGGCTCGGCAGTATCGGTCAGGCCAACTATACCTCCAGCAAGGGTGGACTGGTCAGCCTGACCCGCTCGCTGGCGCTTGAATTCGCACGCTTTCAGATCAATGTCAACGCCGTGGCGCCGGGTGCCATCGACTCGCCCATGACCCAGGGGCTGACGGACCAGGCCCGCGAACGGCTGATCCGCATGCAGCCGACCGGCAAGATGGGCAAGGTTGAGGATATCGCCGCGGCGGTCGCTTTTCTGGCCTCGGATGAGGCTGAATTTATCACCGGCCAGGTGCTGCATGTCGACGGCGGCAAAAGCTGCGGCCTGCTGTCACTCTAG
- a CDS encoding acyl-CoA thioesterase yields MPQLSSIELEVRYAETDQMGIVHHANYLIWFELARTRFCREAGLPYPDIEALGYLMIITQAQQNYRLAARYGETIRVSCQLDWTNKRRLQFGYRVERGDQLLTSGHTQHLWVKREGMRPCSLPENIQKFFTSPELGPHRDSLST; encoded by the coding sequence ATGCCGCAGCTCTCCAGCATCGAGCTTGAAGTGCGTTATGCCGAAACCGATCAGATGGGAATTGTGCACCACGCCAACTATCTGATCTGGTTCGAACTGGCGCGCACGCGCTTCTGCAGGGAGGCCGGCCTACCCTATCCGGACATCGAGGCCCTGGGCTATCTGATGATCATCACCCAGGCGCAGCAGAACTACCGTCTGGCAGCGCGCTATGGCGAAACCATCAGGGTCAGCTGCCAACTCGACTGGACCAATAAACGTCGTCTGCAGTTCGGCTACCGGGTCGAGCGCGGAGACCAGTTACTGACCAGCGGACATACCCAGCATCTGTGGGTCAAACGTGAGGGGATGCGCCCTTGCAGTCTGCCGGAGAACATACAAAAGTTTTTTACTTCACCCGAACTCGGACCACACAGAGATTCGCTTTCAACCTGA
- a CDS encoding amidohydrolase family protein gives MENSGAQEIIDVHCHCFAGFEQSEQVEAGLARLRRAGLKHLAVMGLANTRLKRDEIIRLIPEGFENLGDPLFNEADALLSFSEKSEGLLFPMLDTRCLAGDVEEQLTASIARGFRGIKGLYLGDDRNDLHIASVPEIFGISLKQYQQREWEIFAFAEAHSLPVVYHMDARQYGDVMCAILDDFPRLRINFPHFGIGRKACSKILECYPNVFTDIAFMRPHIQQDPGSYIDFINHFPDRVCFGSDALLYQAKIVLEYIALVRSLQLPKELETAIFSSNPRAFLGLTAGKEN, from the coding sequence ATGGAAAATTCTGGCGCGCAGGAGATTATTGACGTTCATTGTCATTGCTTTGCCGGGTTCGAACAGTCCGAACAGGTTGAGGCCGGGCTGGCACGTCTGCGCCGGGCCGGGCTCAAACATCTGGCGGTCATGGGGCTGGCCAACACCCGCCTTAAACGGGATGAAATCATCCGCCTGATCCCGGAAGGTTTCGAAAATCTGGGCGATCCGCTCTTCAACGAAGCCGATGCTCTGCTGTCCTTTTCTGAAAAGAGCGAGGGTCTGCTCTTCCCCATGCTCGATACGCGCTGCCTGGCGGGGGATGTCGAGGAGCAGCTGACGGCGTCCATCGCCCGCGGCTTCCGTGGCATCAAGGGCCTCTATCTGGGCGATGACCGCAATGACTTGCACATTGCCAGCGTCCCTGAAATTTTTGGCATCAGCCTGAAACAATATCAACAGCGCGAATGGGAAATCTTCGCCTTCGCCGAGGCCCATAGCCTGCCGGTTGTGTACCACATGGACGCACGCCAATATGGGGATGTCATGTGTGCGATCCTGGATGATTTCCCGCGCCTGCGCATCAACTTTCCCCACTTCGGCATCGGCCGCAAAGCTTGCAGCAAAATTCTCGAGTGCTACCCCAACGTCTTCACCGATATCGCCTTCATGCGGCCGCATATCCAACAGGACCCCGGCAGCTACATCGACTTTATCAACCATTTTCCGGACCGGGTCTGTTTCGGTTCAGATGCGCTGCTCTACCAGGCAAAGATCGTGCTTGAATACATCGCCCTGGTCAGGTCGCTGCAACTGCCGAAAGAGCTGGAAACCGCCATATTTTCCAGCAACCCGCGCGCTTTTCTCGGGTTGACCGCCGGCAAGGAGAACTAG
- a CDS encoding benzoate-CoA ligase family protein: MLKDHSVVIDRTTAPLTLQFAPVFNVAVPFIDRHCGEGRGDKIAIRTNQGDEVSYRLLSENVNRCGNLLLDLGLERGDRVLLIMKDCAEFFYVFWGAIKAGLVPVPINTLLRAKDYAYILADSGCKVLIFSTEYTAAVKETLALLEVPPAQVLCVEGDVTSLQSLMPTARVELEAIAASAEDDCFWLYSSGSTGNPKGTVHRQRDMVVTSQCYGVEILGMREEDVCFSAAKLFFAYGLGNGMCFPLWVGGTAVLYDGRPTPQSTFATIEQFKPTLYFGVPTLYAGQLQALASEKPDLSSIRLCVSAGEALPADIFNRWREATGLVILDGIGSTEALHIFISNRVDDLMPGSSGRVVPGYRLKIIDDAGQEAAAGDPGRLWISGGSTARCYWNQPEKTALAMVDGWLDTGDTYFQDDDGYYYYCGRNDDMMKVGGIWCSPFEIEAKLIEHTEVLEVAVVGRADGVGLIKPEAYIVLKNPAAAGKTLSDELRQHCKTALAPYKYPRQFHFVEELPKTATGKIQRYKLRTMVVG; this comes from the coding sequence ATGCTGAAAGACCATAGCGTAGTCATCGACCGGACAACAGCACCATTAACCTTGCAATTCGCCCCGGTGTTCAATGTCGCGGTCCCCTTCATTGACCGCCACTGCGGCGAGGGGCGAGGCGATAAGATCGCCATCCGCACCAACCAGGGGGACGAGGTCAGTTACCGGCTGTTGAGCGAAAACGTCAATCGCTGCGGCAATCTTCTGCTTGATCTCGGTCTTGAACGCGGAGATCGTGTCCTGCTGATCATGAAGGACTGCGCCGAGTTTTTTTACGTCTTCTGGGGTGCGATCAAGGCCGGTCTGGTGCCGGTGCCGATCAATACCCTGCTGCGGGCCAAGGACTACGCCTACATTCTCGCCGACTCCGGGTGCAAGGTGCTGATCTTTTCTACCGAATACACTGCAGCAGTCAAGGAGACGCTGGCCCTGCTGGAGGTGCCCCCGGCACAGGTCCTCTGTGTTGAAGGTGATGTGACCAGCCTGCAAAGCCTGATGCCCACAGCCAGGGTCGAACTCGAAGCTATAGCCGCCAGCGCTGAAGACGACTGTTTCTGGCTCTATTCGTCGGGCTCGACCGGCAACCCCAAGGGGACGGTTCACCGACAGCGCGACATGGTCGTCACCAGCCAGTGCTACGGGGTGGAGATTCTCGGCATGCGCGAAGAGGATGTCTGTTTCTCGGCGGCCAAGCTGTTCTTTGCCTACGGCCTCGGCAACGGCATGTGCTTTCCGCTCTGGGTCGGTGGCACTGCGGTGCTGTATGATGGTCGCCCGACGCCGCAGTCGACCTTTGCCACCATCGAACAGTTCAAGCCGACCCTCTATTTCGGCGTGCCGACCCTGTATGCCGGCCAGTTACAGGCCCTGGCGAGCGAAAAACCAGACCTCTCCTCGATCAGGCTCTGTGTCTCGGCCGGGGAGGCGCTGCCGGCCGATATTTTCAACCGCTGGCGCGAAGCAACCGGACTGGTGATTCTGGACGGCATCGGCTCCACCGAGGCACTGCACATCTTCATTTCCAACCGGGTCGACGACCTGATGCCCGGGTCGAGCGGGCGGGTGGTCCCCGGTTACCGCTTGAAAATTATTGACGATGCCGGACAGGAAGCCGCAGCCGGAGACCCGGGGCGCTTATGGATCAGCGGTGGGTCCACCGCACGCTGCTACTGGAACCAACCGGAGAAGACGGCCCTGGCCATGGTTGATGGCTGGCTCGATACCGGCGATACCTATTTTCAGGATGATGACGGCTACTACTACTATTGCGGGCGCAACGACGATATGATGAAAGTCGGCGGCATCTGGTGCTCACCGTTTGAAATCGAGGCCAAGCTGATTGAACATACCGAGGTGCTGGAGGTGGCGGTTGTCGGCCGGGCTGACGGGGTCGGTCTGATCAAGCCCGAAGCCTATATCGTGCTGAAGAATCCGGCCGCCGCCGGTAAAACCCTGAGCGACGAACTGCGCCAGCATTGTAAAACAGCGCTCGCCCCTTACAAGTATCCGCGCCAGTTCCACTTTGTGGAGGAGCTGCCCAAGACCGCGACCGGCAAGATTCAGCGCTACAAACTGCGCACTATGGTCGTCGGGTAA
- a CDS encoding bifunctional acetyl-CoA hydrolase/transferase family protein/GNAT family N-acetyltransferase, producing MEELSASSWKKFINNGYRIFIGTGASCPHRLIELFLESVGQFNDLEFVYLLTLGKTPWIDPQYEQNLRVNTFFVDQGSREAVRSGNADYTPCFLSEIPALLRDNILPVDISFIQVTPPDAQGYCSLGASVDIVMAAAKSAKYIIAQINDQMPRTFGQCYLHQDEISAFIRVSEPLPEVAPSELCEATLQIGKYVSLLIEDGCTLQVGIGKIPDAVLYQLTGHNDLGVHTEMFSDGLLQLYNHGNITNRLKGLHEGKTITSFCYGSRELYAFIDNNPHIEFHGTEYVNNPAVIARNNKMISITSATQVDLTGQIVSDSVGGQFYSGIGGQVDFIRGAGMSRGGRPIIALPSTAKNGTFSRIVSEINSGAGVVATRGDVHYVVTEYGIATLRGRSIRERVMELIQIAHPKFREQLLEDMQRSGKVPAYQRHTPATVKELGTTEVLKLEGQERDYFLRPLHPSDQLRLQSFFYSHDKVTLFQRYRNEPKKMGTVQAYRLVNTDLRKDMALCIVERQGPREVILAVGRYYILEQGISAEAAFVVHESMRGKGFASLLLAKLIDIARRRGVKILTGNVRKDNPAMRRVFEKFGFISEPAEDPVELEFKLQLEEP from the coding sequence ATGGAAGAACTAAGCGCCAGTTCCTGGAAGAAGTTCATCAATAATGGCTACCGGATTTTTATCGGCACCGGGGCTTCCTGCCCGCATCGCCTGATCGAGCTGTTTTTAGAATCGGTCGGGCAGTTCAACGATCTCGAGTTTGTCTACCTGCTGACCCTGGGCAAAACCCCCTGGATCGATCCGCAGTACGAGCAAAACCTGCGGGTCAATACCTTTTTTGTCGATCAGGGCAGCCGCGAAGCGGTCCGCTCCGGGAACGCCGATTATACCCCCTGTTTTCTCTCCGAAATTCCGGCCTTGCTGCGCGACAATATCCTACCGGTCGATATCTCCTTTATCCAGGTGACCCCGCCCGATGCTCAGGGCTATTGTTCCCTGGGCGCCTCGGTCGATATCGTCATGGCCGCCGCCAAGTCGGCGAAGTACATCATCGCTCAGATCAATGACCAGATGCCCCGCACCTTCGGCCAGTGCTACCTGCACCAGGACGAGATTTCAGCCTTCATCAGGGTCTCGGAGCCGCTGCCGGAGGTGGCTCCGTCCGAACTGTGCGAGGCCACTCTGCAGATCGGCAAGTATGTCTCGCTGCTGATCGAGGATGGCTGCACCCTGCAGGTCGGCATCGGTAAGATTCCCGATGCGGTCCTGTACCAGTTGACCGGCCACAATGACCTGGGTGTGCACACCGAGATGTTCAGCGACGGCCTGCTGCAGTTGTACAACCACGGCAATATCACCAACCGCCTGAAGGGCCTGCACGAGGGGAAGACGATCACCTCCTTCTGCTACGGCAGCCGCGAACTCTATGCCTTTATCGATAACAACCCGCATATCGAGTTCCACGGCACCGAATATGTCAACAACCCGGCGGTGATTGCGCGCAACAATAAAATGATCTCGATCACCAGTGCGACCCAGGTCGATCTGACCGGCCAGATCGTCTCCGATTCGGTCGGTGGCCAGTTTTACAGCGGCATCGGCGGGCAGGTGGATTTTATCCGCGGGGCGGGGATGAGCCGCGGTGGACGACCGATCATTGCCCTGCCCTCCACGGCAAAAAACGGCACGTTTTCACGCATCGTCTCGGAGATTAACTCGGGCGCCGGAGTGGTCGCGACGCGCGGCGACGTGCATTATGTGGTCACGGAATACGGTATCGCCACCCTGCGCGGGCGCAGTATCCGCGAACGGGTGATGGAGCTGATTCAGATCGCCCACCCGAAATTTCGTGAACAGCTGCTTGAGGATATGCAGCGTTCCGGCAAGGTGCCCGCCTATCAGCGCCACACCCCGGCGACGGTCAAGGAACTCGGGACCACTGAGGTGCTCAAACTGGAGGGCCAGGAACGGGATTATTTCCTGCGTCCGCTCCACCCCTCTGATCAACTCCGTCTGCAGAGTTTCTTCTATTCCCACGACAAGGTCACCCTGTTTCAACGCTACCGCAATGAGCCGAAAAAGATGGGAACCGTTCAGGCCTATCGCCTGGTCAACACCGATCTCCGCAAGGATATGGCGCTGTGCATTGTCGAACGCCAGGGTCCTCGCGAGGTCATCCTGGCGGTTGGACGCTACTATATCCTTGAGCAGGGGATAAGCGCTGAAGCGGCGTTTGTCGTGCATGAGTCCATGCGCGGCAAAGGTTTCGCCAGCTTGCTGTTGGCGAAACTCATTGATATCGCACGTCGGCGCGGGGTGAAAATCTTGACCGGTAATGTGCGGAAGGATAATCCCGCGATGCGCCGGGTATTCGAAAAGTTTGGCTTCATCAGCGAGCCTGCGGAAGACCCGGTTGAGCTGGAATTTAAGCTGCAACTGGAAGAGCCATGA